The Toxotes jaculatrix isolate fToxJac2 chromosome 6, fToxJac2.pri, whole genome shotgun sequence genomic interval TTCAGACCAGAGGAGAGATCATCTCAGTGCACAAATGATAACGGgttcaataaattaaaaagtcaTATGTACCACACGCAGCATTTCCCTCATGTTGGTAAATCAAAAGTCCTGTCAGTGTTACCATGGCGACTGGGGGTGGGGTGTCACAGGTCATGCAGTAACAcatggaaaatacaaaaactgaagGGAAGAACATTCACCCACAACAAAGCAAGACTAGGGCAGAAAGAAAGTCAAGGAAACACGATGATACTGTTGAATTTACACACCAACTTCTCACTAACATTCTGGAGGAGTTTAAGATATTTTTCCCCATTTGATCCAACACCCTTTGTGTTATTGCCCACTTTAAGACATCCAGTGTATAAACACTGCAGTGCTAGCTTGACCAAAATCTTATCACGGCTTGTAAAATTCCTGATtgagtcactttttttttttgccacacaTGAGTCCAAATGATAAGGAGTAAAGGGGGAGTATTTATCTTGTCATGATATGTTGGCGTTGCACtcttacacactaaacacacacgtGCTCTGATTAGACGAGAAAACATGATTGTTGCATGGGACCTTCTGTAACATGAGTTTTCAGATCAGAGTACTTCACCATTTAATTTCAACTaatcaagtttaaaaaaaaaaaaaaaaaaggaaaataagacaCATTAAATCACACAGCGACAGAAAAACAACCCAGAAAAAAAGGCGACAAGGAAAATTTCAAGCTGGAATCTCCTTACATTTCTATAACTACGTACATTTAATGGCAAGAAAGGGGAAGTTTCATACAGACAATAATTATTTggcaaggatttttttttcccattcagcTTAATGTTTCTTTTGATAAATTCACTACCATCAGGATTATCTAAACACTacttcacattttatttagacAACTCGTGTTTTCCGTaaacagtatttgtatttgaGGAGTCATTTTCTCTGAGAATTTAAAGGATGAGTTCAGAATTTTTCCAGTCTGCCTAAACGCAGAGCTCACACACCGGTATCTACATTCACAGTGTTATCAATGTGATCGTTCCTCATGTCCATCCAGGCTATGAAGTTGCTAGGTCAAAGTTTTTAGGGGAATGTGAGCATTGCATTGAGTCAGACTtgataaaatgtgaaactgtCCTTTAACAACAAAGGTTGGAACACACGTCTCAACGAAATAAATTCTGGGCTAAACTCTGTGTGGTCAGTTTCTCCCTCTAGCTGCCTGAGAAAACAGGTGACGTCAGTTTGGCTGAACAATCGCTTGTACAgtatgaggaggagaggaatgaaGAGCGATCGGTCGTACAGCAACATCACCAACTCTCACTTAATCTCATCTAGACCTCTGAGGCGCGGACAAAAATCAATCATGAgagtgaaataatgaaatatatcAAATGAAAGGGATTATCTGAAATGAAAGACAAGACACCTGCGGAGAAAAGAATGATTCCTGATTATTCTGGCCCATGAGACCAGATTGGATTAAACTGGCAGCAGGACAGGATCTGACATCATAGTTTGTGGATCAGGATGAAGGAAACGGAAATGATTCTGCTGGTTTGAAAACCATCACGAGAACAGCAGCTCGGCCCAGCTTCTGTGTTCTTACTGGCTATAGTTTCTTGAGTCGAGGAAAAGGGAAAGGGTCTGGAACAGAACAGGTGTTGTGTTGGCTTAGTGGGCCTTCGCCTTGGGTTGGGTGATTCTACGGACAACACTGTAGAGGACTCCGAAGTTCTGTAAAGAGAGACCATGAGGCCAACAAGAGAGGTgggatggacaaaatattaggAACACTTCTCAGTATAACCCAGTACAGTTAAACAGCTAAACAAattacagcctccaaaatgaccattaaaataaatcaacacCACTTTCAAACAgattcaataaaaactgaacattataatcCTAATGAAAGGtggatttattgttttattacacTGCCTTAGTGTGTCACAGAAATCCTTTTCAATTTGTGGTCCAGTATTCTCTAATCAGCTATCTGACAAATAGGTTTTATTAATAGTATTAACATCATAACACAGCAGTAAATGGAAATTAGATGATTGAATAAACTATTAAACTACTAATGAGATGACTCATTTAATGTCTATGTACCCACATGCTGTATGGAAATCATTTTGCAGGATGCTCATTTAATCAAcaattcttatttatttatttatttatttatttattttattaatttttctcagcactttgacttttattaaactattttctttgtgcaCAGGAGATGATATTTAAATGATACATTTATTACAGTAGTGGAACAAAATGTTcaacctccctctctgtgtattTAAGCTTGTGCTGCAGCCCATATGTTTTAAGAGTTGCAGAGATGTTACTAGGTTCCACCTACTGAACTGCCATTATGGCTTTTATATAAAGAGACTTGGGAACTCATTCAAATGAGACCGAAATGGCATcacatttatgcatttatgtaaCGTGGTGCATGTCTGAAAGGAGCTACAGATGACTGCATGACTTACCTGGATGGCCAGATACATCATCCCTAAGTAGGCTGCGATGCAGACAGCCAGCAGGAGGTCAAAAATAGCAGGTTTCACTctgagggagagggaaaaaaaaaaatcaccagagTTAGAGAAGAGGAGCGATTATTAAAAGACAACTACAGTCAAACAATTTTTCTTACTACATGAAGGCTGTTTTTAAGAATGTGATTTTATCTTTTACTAGTATGGACCAAACTCATGACTTTACAGACATGAGCCGCACTGAAGCATCTCAGAGgcggaagaggaggagaagctcaTTGAGGCGTACCTGTAAGCATTCATAGTTTGCTTGAGCTGGTCGTAGAATACAAACTCTGGATccctgaggaggagaaagttAAAACTGTCACTTTGGCATcatgaacagaaaacatcagaatatatacattttattagCTCTGTCATTTCTGGAAACTTCATGACAATATATTTAAAGCATCTAAATTCTTTTGTCAGTGGTTTAATTCATGCTGATAGAAAACAGGCTGATAGTACAGTGCCGTCTGATTTATTATCAAGTGCTTTTTTCAAGACTGCGTTACATCAGATGAGTTAATAAAGGAAACGCTAACTTTTTTGTCTGTAGACTTGCCGCTCACGTTAATAAATGtgaatcagtgttttctgatttgCCTCCACCCTTGTGGTTACCTTTTATCAGCTTTGACGTAGTGTCTCTTGACATCCTTGAGGTAGCGTCCGAGATGATACTCCAGAGTGGATACCACACTGCTGTCTTTGTCCACCAGCTGGGCGGCTCGCGGCTGCGCTGTGAGCCAGTCCACCACCGCTGATAACTGCTCTTCCTGCACCTGCTGATGTGACACAAACCACATTACAACAGCAGCATTTAGTCTGCGGAgattcattaaattaaatattctgaATGGCAACAAAAATTACGTcctgaaaaaaaataagtagCACCAATTGTTGCAAATGGTTTTTCTTGTTACCACTGTGCCATCATAAGAACTTCACTAGGTTTCAGTTGTTTCAAAACCTTAGAATCACATCGTTACCCAAAACAACTTCAACCCCCAGTGATTTCACCTGCATCTCTGCCTCACTCAGGCTCATGGCACAGGTGCATACAAGTTTGGTGACTTACCATTTGTTCAGTGAAGATCTGCAGGTCTCTCGGGGCGCCCTGTGCAGCACAGTACaagaataaaaatatcacatcacagGAAGGAAACAGGTACAGCGTGCGGAGCTGATAAAAGTTTCTCCATCTGTTCATACCTTCTCCGTGAGGTTGTAGATGACCCTGGCCAGTGCCTCTGCCACCACCTTGGTGTTCCTGCTGAGTTTCTTTACATCAACATGAGGCCTGtaagcacaagcacacattcGCAGACAGttagagaaggaggaaaaactcCAAAACATCAGAGGAGAAACCACAGACAAGAGAGAGACTGATTACAGAGCCACACGGGCAGGCTGGAATGCAGAAAGTCTGAGAACAGAACACGTACAGATCAagtgtagaaaataaaaacagaaaggataAATGGTTATTAACAAATGGAGCGACGGGGGATGGATGGCTACAGCGGCAGAGGAGTATTAAAGAATGGAGAGTGGACAAGAGAGAGCAAAGGTTTTACTACCACACGGAAGAGGCATCAAATGTAAACCTCAGACATCAACTAAACCTCCAACACTGCAGAACTGACAAAAGTACACAAATACGGTCACAAAATCATGGAAATTAAGCTCTGGTCATGGAAGGGGTACAAAAAAGTCTACAACACCTAGGACATGAATGAAAGCAATTAGAACGTAAACTCTTTTCTTTCGGTgattcagagacttgcagtaaTGAACCCACCCAGCAGGGGGCTCTCCCGCTCCGTGGCGAGAGGAGGGGGACACTGACCGCACGTCCATGATGCTGGAGCGCTGAGCCAGGCGGTGCGAGGGCAGGTGGGACAGAGTGAAGGCCGGCAGCCGGCGGATCCCGAAGCGCTCGTGCTCCCAGGCCAGCATGTCGTCGGCCAGGTTGATTTTCTTGTGGACCATGGAGAACTTGACCTCCGGGTACTGACTACTCACCACCTGGGAGGACGTGAGAGGGGACAGAAAAACGCAGCGGGTGTCAAAAATTATAGGCTCAGTTTACCCTCGATGTGTGATGATTTGCCAAACTGAAACTACAGGCTTAAAAATTAAGGCACCGCCAAAATGATTCAAACAGCTTCTTTCAGGCAAGTGCATGTGCTCTGCTTCACAACTCACGTCGTCACAACCTAGGTTGTAGGTTGTGAGCGGCACTCATATTTACCACAAAATAAGAACGTATTTTGACCTGTTTTTGGTTCTAGTGAGAGATCTAAATCTGGTTACCCAAGTGACTCActgagagaaaaatggaaaatcagACCAAGGTGTATCAAGCCTCACAACACTCACCGTCTCCAGCTCCTTGAGCAGAGAATACTGAGGAGTTCCCTCTTTGGGAGGTTTGGACACATGGAGGTGCAGAGAGTCTCCGTTGCCCAGAGTGTCCAGACACAACACGAAGGCTACGTTGTCCTGCAGTAGACTGGAGTCTATTGccaaagggagggagaggttCAACCGAAGAGAAGGTTAATTAATAAGTTAACAATAATGGAACAATAGAGGATAAGAAAAGGTAGGGCACACCACAGGTTTTAACAGACATACAATCAAATATTGTACATagagggaaataaaaacagggctGGTCCTATCAAACCAGCACATACAGCACAATACACTATAGTGATGGTGTCACTTTGTAAATGTAATTCTTTGGTCTAAATTGTCTTTGGTTAACAGATGTATTTTAATGTGTACTTTCATACTGGCTTGGGAATAAGTTGGTCTtgaattactttttattttgcattttaaaatgctttgaaTGCAATTTACTCTTGATTCAGGCTTTGAgtattttcattaaaattgACCCATGGCCACAAAATTGAATATTGAACAAAATACACTACTGTGTAGTGACACTGAACAGTACCTGTGTGGTCCAGATTCTCCTCCAGCCAACGTTTGGTGCCCTGGTAGTTAAACTTCCCACCACCAGATGCAAAGAACAGCAGGTTGTACCTGAAAACACAACCAGATTCACAAATGACTCAAAGCTACAAGGGAAGAGAAGCAGATGAAGGACAATGTGTGATACTAGGATACACGGACATAGGGGCTAGAGCTGTACTCAGAAATGATCAGTGTCTGTGGAACATAAATCACAAGGCATGCTTTAAAATGATGGACATGTCAAGCAAGTAGTGCTGACTTTGATCCTAGACAGACAACTTTGTCTTAAGCAGTGCAGTTACAGTAAAGTCCATTACTCCTTTAGTAACAGCATTCAGTGTCTCAAAGAAGTGATGCCTTCCACTCAGCCACTGTTCAGTACATTTagactgagagaaaaatgagCCTGTACCTTATTACTGACAGCTTTCAGTGTTTAACACAGTCAGATGTGATTCATACAGCCAGCAGAGTGCACAGATAATGTCCAATTTAGTTCTCAAAAAGCATCCAGAGCAGGACACCAACTATATCAAATGGGATAAACGTCACAAATAGACTTATGTTAAGATGAACCACAGGGGTCAGTAATCAATACGGCTTCTCCTGTTTCATCATGTATACAGTGCATAAAGTGAGTGAGCGGCACGGAGCCTCACTGACGTGTCTGTGCTAACATTACTGTGTAACATTATAGGATATTGTGCTTGTTATGCAGCTAAAACAGTCAAAAGTCTAAACTGCTGTGAGGGCTGTTTGAGGTTGGACAATATGGATGTGAGTGTTGGTGTCATTACTCACCCAGCGTGCGTCCTCTTGTAGGTGTAGAGTTTCGAGAAGAGACGAGCCAGCTCTAGTAACATGGACACTCCGCTGCCGTTGGAGTCCGCTCCGTAAGACAGCCACTGGACacgacagcacacacacagacagagggtgAGATCCTTTTTCTGGCCTGCTCTCTTTTTACTGACAGCTGTGTTACTTCCTGGACTATTATTGTATGAAATTTGAGTTTTTGGACTCGTGTGGAAGATAAGTCGTCCAATGTAACAAAATCCTACAGATATTTGAAGACATAACATTTCTGCTTCTAAATTCCCCGAATGATTTGAAGGTGTCAGGGATGATGTGTAAGAAAAAAGAAGCGGTGAACATACTGGAGCGACACCAAATGAGTCATAGTGAGCCACCAAGACGATAGTGGGCAGGTCCTCTCCACCGACTCCAGCCAAACGACCCTAgtaaagaacaacaacaaaaacaacagagtgTTTAGACTAGGGAGAAATACAAACAGAGCATAAACCGAAATACTTCTAGCTATGGTTTCAGCTAAAACAACGCTACTGTGTGTATTAAACTGCCTGGGAGCGTGACTGTGCAGAGTTGAAGTGGGTTTACATTCACAGTCGACCTCCTGACCACAGAGCTGTGAGAAAAACCTCAGTCTGCCTCCTAATCCGCTGCAGTGTGACTAAACCACTTTTCCCCCCTGGTTTTTTACACAAAGCTCAGATTAGAAAGTCCTGAACTAACACGCCTCCACCGCTTTATTATTTTGTGCACTTTGTGACTCAAACTGTGTGATTTAACACTACCTTAAAACATTGAGCAATGCCATCCAAATCCCCTGATGAGCCATAACAAGAGAAGACGGCACAGAAATACCAAAGCAATCAAGtctgaatgaaaacagctgtacaGTGACATTCATGTGGTCTCACACTGAGCTAAATAATCTACTTGTTCATGGTGAAAGGGTGTTGGATTAAAATAATTATAGTTAAAATTCAACcttgagaacaaaaaaacaaaaacaaaacagtagcGCAGAGCAGTGATCAGTCCTGTCAGTCACCATGCAACAGAATTTGTAAATGCAAATATAGTGTTAGTTTAAACTGAAATTGTTTACAGTTACACTGCCACAGATTTAAGTCGTCACTGTGTAACAACGCAAAcaccaaataaacacaaaatactgttGTAGATCTCAAACCTCCAGGCTTTCAGTCCACACAACAGTTTCTGTTCAGGGATTTAAGAccacccacaaacacagaaaacacacattggGCAGTAAGATACTGCAGCAGGCAGCACACGACACACTGTACATTGTACAGTACAATAGTACATTGCCAGAGCTTAAAGTCACAAAACAACCATAAAGGTCTAGTTATCAATTATTTaccttgacaaaaaaagtggAGACCTAGCACCAGGTAAAGTTTGTGCTTTAAACCTTTACCATTACATGTTAGTCACAGAGCCTTTTAACACATTGGACTTGAGAAACGGGTctttaatgattaaaaaaatacctTCAAAACAGCGGTAAATCTTGTGGAATGACCTTCTGGGGATTTTTTCCAAACACAGCTAGCccgctttatttttttttggagatCAGATGCTTAGCCCTGTGACTAAGGCACAAACCGTGGGAGGTGACAACTGCACCTTTTTCGGTATCTTAGAACAAACCCCATCCACAGTGATTCAATGACATAACCTATTAAAAACATGATCTTTCTTTTAATGAAATACAGAACTATAAGTTAATATTGAGAATAAAGAGTACTGTTTCAATACTTTGCAAATGGCTATGAAACCATGATGCACAGTCTcattcaattattttttttgtttatctgtgcttgctgactgtgggaggaaactggaTCAAGCACTCAGAGGACAATTatgccaacaacaacaacaacgcacACATATGACAGAGGCTTAAATCTAAGCTCCTCCTGCAGTGAGGGAACAGTCCTAACCATCAAGACACTGTTCTGCCTGATGTTACTGTAACATTATCCTGCAGGCCTCTGTCTGAAAACAGTGTACAAACTATTGTTTTCTATTTCAAATTAGCTCTTGAGTAGAAAATGACAATGTTAAAGACCCATAGATAAAGATAAATAATGAATATGAATAAACTGACTAAACAACTGACAACTTGGGAGATCATTTTTCTTATCCTCAGTTTCTCACCTCTAAACTGGTGATGGCCCAGTCACTGAtggctttgctctgagctccaCTGGTGACCATCTGGAAGCCATTGGCTGTGGCCGtgtgcagcagcactgcagaaagaacaaacagtaacatgaaagctgtaaatgttgatttaatggATTGATTTGTGTATTGACATATCATGGAGAGTGTCCAACCCACTCCATCATTCCTGACCTGactttttaatgtgtgtaaatTGTGTTGCAATTGGTTTAGTGCATAcaatgcagacaaacacaagatCACACCAGCAGGAGCGGATGAATTTCTACCTTCAGCTGCTGACAAAGAgccctgagaggaggaggaagtcaggGTTTGGGTGTAGATGGACAGCAGCTCATCATCCTCCATGGCAAAGTACACAGGGACAATGGTCTCAGTAGCCAACATCTCCGGCTCCAGCTCCATGAACTGCTACATGGGATGAACAGAGGGGAACATCATGTTTAACGAAATAAGACACCATTTTGTTGGAGTGAGAAGCTGATGGATTAAAGTTGTTCAGTAAGAGTTCAGTGTTGCCCGCTCACATTTTGAGTGGAACATGAAATGCACCAATTGTGGTTTTAAGTTATGTAACCAAATGAGTAACTCATCAAATGCCTACTAGTGCTGCTTTCCAGAAGGATTAATTATCCCACTCATACAGTGGGAAGACTAATTAGTCACAACTCGTGCAGTCTGCCTTACTGAGATAGTACTAAATCTCTGCTACAGCTTAAGATGACACTGTACCCTAAAAACTGGGGGCTCTGTCACAATTCTCTCTTTGaactccttctcttcctttcagAGTCACACTGAGCTTGGAAAAGCTTAGAACGCAGAGATAAGAGAGGTGGCACTGTAAAACCAATTATGAACTGGGACACCACTTGCCTTTTCATTCTTACCACTGTGGATGTGCCCTTGAACAAGACACTTAGCCCAAACAAATCAACTTGAAGCAGACAGGTTTGTAGCTGACTGTGTGACTCTGGTTCAGGAAGTCTCATTTGTAACAatggcgagtgtgtgtgtgagtacctGTACTATATCCTGGGGCATAGCAGACATGTTCTTGGGCAGGGTGATGACCACAGCTCCCGCTGACTGGCGCAGAGCTTTCTGGTACTTATCGTAGGAGAAGTCTGCCAGTCGCATGATAACACAGCGACGACTTAGTACCTCTGCTTCCACAGTACGGGCCTCGGTGTTCAGGATAGCATTCCTGGTACCTGAGGAgaccacacagacactgataaTCACCCCTCATCCATGGATTCCTGTCTTTATGTCAACTGGAACAGGCGTGAAATAGTCAAATACGCCGAATCAGCTGCTTGACAAAGAAGAGGCTTGGGATTGGTGATCTGTTCGTCAAGTTTGGTAGCTTCCATTCAATCTCATCACAAATGCTGGACAAAATGTGTCCCACTGCGTggactgaggagagaggaagaggatacTGGTTTCCACACTGTGCTTCAGGTTAGAAAGCTGGATCTTGACTAAACTTGCTCTCACAGCTATACAGTATTTGAACGATCAAATAAGATAAACTATCAACTATCACACATCCTGTCATCAGAGTAAAAAGTAAGAGGAAGAGGAGTCAACACACTTGTGAGCCTACATTTAATCCTAGTCTCTGTGTAGGTAGGGTTTGTCAGTGTAGTTAGGCTAATGGTGATTTAATACTTACATTAAGGGGAAACACCCGTTAGCATTGCACACTGACCTCATTTTAAGTAGTAATGATCTCGATTTGGTCATTGACGCTAAGCTACATTAGCAGCTAGTTAGCTGTAGCTACCCTGCGTGCAGTCATTTTAAACGTTATTTCAGCTAAGAGGCTAAGTTGAAATAGCTGCTGGAGACCGATCTAATCACTGGCCAAGTCAGTTCAGTAACCCTGACATTTAATCCCGGGTGATCAACTGGAGAAACAGCCGACTCACCGTACGGCTGTCCCTGCAGGTCG includes:
- the ncln gene encoding nicalin-1 isoform X4, with protein sequence MFEEASEVFDNMFKSSFPLTFIVFIPAVLILVSPLPAEAAHEFTVYRMQQYDLQGQPYGTRNAILNTEARTVEAEVLSRRCVIMRLADFSYDKYQKALRQSAGAVVITLPKNMSAMPQDIVQQFMELEPEMLATETIVPVYFAMEDDELLSIYTQTLTSSSSQGSLSAAEVLLHTATANGFQMVTSGAQSKAISDWAITSLEGRLAGVGGEDLPTIVLVAHYDSFGVAPWLSYGADSNGSGVSMLLELARLFSKLYTYKRTHAGYNLLFFASGGGKFNYQGTKRWLEENLDHTDSSLLQDNVAFVLCLDTLGNGDSLHLHVSKPPKEGTPQYSLLKELETVVSSQYPEVKFSMVHKKINLADDMLAWEHERFGIRRLPAFTLSHLPSHRLAQRSSIMDVRPHVDVKKLSRNTKVVAEALARVIYNLTEKGAPRDLQIFTEQMVQEEQLSAVVDWLTAQPRAAQLVDKDSSVVSTLEYHLGRYLKDVKRHYVKADKRDPEFVFYDQLKQTMNAYRVKPAIFDLLLAVCIAAYLGMMYLAIQNFGVLYSVVRRITQPKAKAH
- the ncln gene encoding nicalin-1 isoform X3 translates to MFEEASEVFDNMFKSSFPLTFIVFIPAVLILVSPLPAEAAHEFTVYRMQQYDLQGQPYGTRNAILNTEARTVEAEVLSRRCVIMRLADFSYDKYQKALRQSAGAVVITLPKNMSAMPQDIVQQFMELEPEMLATETIVPVYFAMEDDELLSIYTQTLTSSSSQGSLSAAEVLLHTATANGFQMVTSGAQSKAISDWAITSLEGRLAGVGGEDLPTIVLVAHYDSFGVAPWLSYGADSNGSGVSMLLELARLFSKLYTYKRTHAGYNLLFFASGGGKFNYQGTKRWLEENLDHTDSSLLQDNVAFVLCLDTLGNGDSLHLHVSKPPKEGTPQYSLLKELETVVSSQYPEVKFSMVHKKINLADDMLAWEHERFGIRRLPAFTLSHLPSHRLAQRSSIMDVRPHVDVKKLSRNTKVVAEALARVIYNLTEKGAPRDLQIFTEQMQVQEEQLSAVVDWLTAQPRAAQLVDKDSSVVSTLEYHLGRYLKDVKRHYVKADKRDPEFVFYDQLKQTMNAYRVKPAIFDLLLAVCIAAYLGMMYLAIQNFGVLYSVVRRITQPKAKAH
- the ncln gene encoding nicalin-1 isoform X2; translation: MFEEASEVFDNMFKSSFPLTFIVFIPAVLILVSPLPAEAAHEFTVYRMQQYDLQGQPYGTRNAILNTEARTVEAEVLSRRCVIMRLADFSYDKYQKALRQSAGAVVITLPKNMSAMPQDIVQQFMELEPEMLATETIVPVYFAMEDDELLSIYTQTLTSSSSQGSLSAAEVLLHTATANGFQMVTSGAQSKAISDWAITSLEGRLAGVGGEDLPTIVLVAHYDSFGVAPWLSYGADSNGSGVSMLLELARLFSKLYTYKRTHAGYNLLFFASGGGKFNYQGTKRWLEENLDHTDSSLLQDNVAFVLCLDTLGNGDSLHLHVSKPPKEGTPQYSLLKELETVVSSQYPEVKFSMVHKKINLADDMLAWEHERFGIRRLPAFTLSHLPSHRLAQRSSIMDVRSVSPSSRHGAGEPPAGPHVDVKKLSRNTKVVAEALARVIYNLTEKGAPRDLQIFTEQMVQEEQLSAVVDWLTAQPRAAQLVDKDSSVVSTLEYHLGRYLKDVKRHYVKADKRDPEFVFYDQLKQTMNAYRVKPAIFDLLLAVCIAAYLGMMYLAIQNFGVLYSVVRRITQPKAKAH
- the ncln gene encoding nicalin-1 isoform X1, yielding MFEEASEVFDNMFKSSFPLTFIVFIPAVLILVSPLPAEAAHEFTVYRMQQYDLQGQPYGTRNAILNTEARTVEAEVLSRRCVIMRLADFSYDKYQKALRQSAGAVVITLPKNMSAMPQDIVQQFMELEPEMLATETIVPVYFAMEDDELLSIYTQTLTSSSSQGSLSAAEVLLHTATANGFQMVTSGAQSKAISDWAITSLEGRLAGVGGEDLPTIVLVAHYDSFGVAPWLSYGADSNGSGVSMLLELARLFSKLYTYKRTHAGYNLLFFASGGGKFNYQGTKRWLEENLDHTDSSLLQDNVAFVLCLDTLGNGDSLHLHVSKPPKEGTPQYSLLKELETVVSSQYPEVKFSMVHKKINLADDMLAWEHERFGIRRLPAFTLSHLPSHRLAQRSSIMDVRSVSPSSRHGAGEPPAGPHVDVKKLSRNTKVVAEALARVIYNLTEKGAPRDLQIFTEQMQVQEEQLSAVVDWLTAQPRAAQLVDKDSSVVSTLEYHLGRYLKDVKRHYVKADKRDPEFVFYDQLKQTMNAYRVKPAIFDLLLAVCIAAYLGMMYLAIQNFGVLYSVVRRITQPKAKAH